The genomic stretch CGTTGGGATCGATACGACTTTGACCCACATCTGGTTTTCCCGGTGCAGCAGGCTGCGGCGCCACCGGCTTTGGCGCCGGAGCAGGTGCAGCAGGCTTGGCCGCCACCACGGGTACGGGGGTAGGCTTTACTACAGGGACGCTCGGCGGGATCGGCGCCGAAGGCGCTTGCTGCTCGGCGATGTCCGCATCGCTCGGCACCGGCTCTTCCTCGGGCAACGCCTGCGGCTCGGGCACCACCACCGGCTCGACCTGGACCTGCGGCATCACCGGGGCCTGTGGCGCAGCCGGCGCTTCAACCGTTACCTGGCGCTGCTCGTCCTGGCGGGAAAACAGCATCGGCAGGAAAATCACCGCCAATGCCACCAGCACCAGGGCTCCAACCATTC from Pseudomonas fluorescens encodes the following:
- a CDS encoding SPOR domain-containing protein translates to MALLDSAYKQRMVGALVLVALAVIFLPMLFSRQDEQRQVTVEAPAAPQAPVMPQVQVEPVVVPEPQALPEEEPVPSDADIAEQQAPSAPIPPSVPVVKPTPVPVVAAKPAAPAPAPKPVAPQPAAPGKPDVGQSRIDPNGLPISWSVQLASLSNRESAEALQKTLRSQGYNAYIRTADGKNRVFVGPLIERAEADRLRDLLGRQQNLKGFVVRFQPERG